A single region of the Aeromicrobium chenweiae genome encodes:
- the trpA gene encoding tryptophan synthase subunit alpha: protein MSAIDELFERTRSQNRAALVGYLPAGFPSKEMSVKAIEAMVEGGVDLVEVGLPYSDPVMDGPVIQAAADQALLGGTRPADVMDVVRASAATGAPTVVMTYWNPVERYGVDRFAADLAAAGGSGLITPDLIPDEAAEWIAASHAHDLDRIFLVAPSSTDERLQMTVEAASGFVYATAVMGVTGARDQTSSLGEELVARVNKVTDKPVGVGLGVSNGAQAHEIAAYADAVIVGSALVRCLLDAPTESAGLDAVRTLAQDLRAGVERS from the coding sequence ATGAGCGCGATCGACGAGCTCTTCGAGCGCACGCGGTCGCAGAACCGTGCGGCGCTCGTCGGCTACCTGCCGGCCGGGTTCCCGTCCAAGGAGATGTCGGTCAAGGCCATCGAGGCCATGGTCGAGGGGGGAGTGGACCTCGTCGAGGTCGGCCTGCCCTACAGCGACCCCGTGATGGACGGCCCCGTGATCCAGGCCGCCGCCGACCAGGCGCTGCTCGGCGGCACCCGCCCGGCCGACGTCATGGATGTGGTCCGCGCGAGCGCCGCGACCGGTGCGCCCACCGTCGTCATGACCTACTGGAACCCGGTCGAGCGCTACGGCGTCGACCGGTTCGCCGCCGACCTCGCCGCGGCCGGCGGGTCCGGGCTCATCACGCCGGACCTGATCCCCGACGAGGCCGCCGAGTGGATCGCGGCGTCGCACGCGCACGACCTCGACCGGATCTTCCTCGTCGCGCCGTCGTCGACCGACGAGCGCCTGCAGATGACGGTCGAGGCCGCCAGCGGCTTCGTGTACGCGACGGCCGTCATGGGGGTCACCGGCGCCCGCGACCAGACCAGCTCGCTGGGCGAGGAGCTCGTCGCCCGGGTCAACAAGGTCACCGACAAGCCGGTCGGCGTGGGACTGGGCGTGTCCAACGGGGCGCAGGCCCACGAGATCGCCGCATATGCGGACGCTGTCATCGTGGGCTCGGCCCTCGTACGCTGTCTGCTGGACGCCCCGACCGAGTCCGCCGGGCTCGACGCGGTCCGCACCTTGGCGCAGGACCTCCGCGCCGGCGTCGAGAGGAGCTGA
- a CDS encoding UbiA family prenyltransferase produces the protein MSSGGSAAALVRASHPEPALAVTAVTMVLAATWDASAAAVLLIGVAALTGQLTVGWTNDLVDRDRDVRAGRRDKPLATGALDVTVVRTSVAVALVGTVAASLSLGARPGTLHLALVAAGWAYDLGLKRTVLSWLPYAVCFGGLPVVVSLAVRDEPAALWTVAAGALLGTGAHLVNAVPDLEDDRLTGVRGLPHRLGARRSLDAATVLLLMGTVVTVAVPGEGLDAVGVTALVACGVLLLVGRLTPGRGSFRAVLGIALVDVVALLLRS, from the coding sequence GTGAGCTCGGGCGGATCGGCGGCGGCGCTGGTCCGCGCCAGCCATCCCGAGCCGGCACTGGCGGTCACCGCCGTGACCATGGTGCTCGCGGCCACGTGGGACGCGTCCGCGGCGGCTGTGCTGCTCATCGGCGTCGCCGCGCTGACCGGACAGCTCACCGTGGGCTGGACCAACGACCTCGTCGACCGTGACCGCGACGTGCGGGCGGGGCGCCGGGACAAGCCGCTGGCGACCGGCGCGCTCGACGTGACGGTCGTACGGACGTCCGTGGCCGTGGCGCTGGTCGGCACGGTCGCCGCGTCGCTGTCCCTGGGCGCCCGCCCCGGCACGCTGCACCTCGCGCTGGTGGCGGCCGGCTGGGCGTACGACCTCGGCCTCAAACGCACCGTGCTGTCGTGGCTGCCGTACGCGGTGTGCTTCGGCGGTCTCCCCGTCGTGGTGTCGCTTGCGGTCCGCGATGAGCCGGCCGCCCTGTGGACCGTCGCCGCCGGCGCCCTGCTCGGCACCGGCGCGCACCTCGTGAACGCCGTGCCGGACCTGGAGGACGACCGGCTCACGGGTGTCAGAGGGCTGCCGCACCGGCTCGGCGCGCGGCGCTCCCTCGACGCCGCCACGGTGCTGCTGCTCATGGGCACCGTGGTGACGGTGGCCGTCCCGGGTGAGGGCCTCGACGCCGTGGGGGTCACGGCCCTGGTCGCCTGCGGCGTGCTGCTGCTGGTCGGGCGGCTGACGCCGGGACGCGGCTCGTTCCGCGCCGTCCTCGGGATCGCGCTGGTGGACGTCGTCGCGCTGCTGCTGCGGAGCTGA
- the trpB gene encoding tryptophan synthase subunit beta: protein MTYAQPDTTGHFGRFGGRFMPEALIAPLDELDRAWTDAKADPVFMAELDRMLREYANVPSPLYEAHRFSEAAGARILLKREDLNHTGAHKIRNVIGQALLAKRIGKPRAIAETGAGQHGVASATACAYLDLECTVYMGEVDTERQALNVARMKMLGAEVVPVTSGSRTLKDAINEALRDWVASVDTTSYLFGTAAGPHPFPSMVRDLTRGIGDEARRQVLALDGRLPDAAVACVGGGSNAIGLFTAFIDDADVRLVGIEAGGDGVETGRHAATITGGDVGVLHGARSFLLQDEDGQTVESHSISAGLDYPGVGPEHSFLADTGRASYVPATDAAAMSAFDLLCKTEGIIPAIESAHALAGALDLAKELGPDATILVNLSGRGDKDVHTAAEYFGLIDEPVVLEQGVEE from the coding sequence ATGACGTACGCACAACCCGACACCACCGGCCACTTCGGACGCTTCGGCGGCCGCTTCATGCCCGAGGCGCTCATCGCCCCCCTCGACGAGCTCGACCGGGCGTGGACCGACGCCAAGGCCGATCCGGTGTTCATGGCCGAGCTCGACCGGATGCTGCGCGAGTACGCGAACGTCCCGAGCCCGCTGTACGAGGCGCACCGCTTCTCCGAGGCCGCCGGCGCCCGCATCCTGCTCAAGCGCGAGGACCTCAACCACACCGGTGCCCACAAGATCCGCAACGTGATCGGCCAGGCGCTGCTCGCCAAGCGGATCGGCAAGCCGCGCGCGATCGCCGAGACCGGTGCGGGCCAGCACGGTGTCGCCTCCGCGACGGCGTGCGCGTACCTGGACCTGGAGTGCACGGTCTACATGGGCGAGGTCGACACCGAGCGCCAGGCGCTCAACGTCGCCCGCATGAAGATGCTGGGCGCCGAGGTCGTCCCGGTCACGAGCGGCAGCCGAACCCTCAAGGACGCGATCAACGAGGCGCTGCGCGACTGGGTCGCGAGCGTCGACACGACGTCGTACCTGTTCGGCACCGCTGCGGGGCCGCACCCGTTCCCCAGCATGGTCCGCGACCTCACCCGGGGCATCGGCGACGAGGCCCGCCGTCAGGTGCTGGCCCTCGACGGCCGGCTGCCCGACGCCGCCGTCGCCTGCGTCGGCGGCGGTTCCAACGCGATCGGCCTGTTCACGGCCTTCATCGACGACGCGGACGTGCGCCTGGTGGGGATCGAGGCCGGCGGTGACGGCGTCGAGACCGGTCGCCACGCCGCGACGATCACCGGCGGCGACGTCGGCGTGCTGCACGGCGCGCGGTCGTTCCTGCTGCAGGACGAGGACGGCCAGACGGTCGAGTCGCACTCGATCTCGGCCGGCCTGGACTACCCGGGCGTCGGCCCGGAGCACTCGTTCCTCGCCGACACCGGGCGGGCGTCGTACGTCCCCGCGACCGATGCCGCCGCGATGTCGGCGTTCGACCTGCTGTGCAAGACCGAGGGGATCATCCCCGCGATCGAGTCGGCGCACGCGCTCGCCGGTGCCCTCGACCTGGCCAAGGAGCTGGGCCCCGACGCCACGATCCTGGTCAACCTGTCGGGTCGCGGCGACAAGGACGTGCACACCGCCGCGGAGTACTTCGGGCTGATCGACGAGCCGGTCGTCCTGGAGCAGGGGGTCGAGGAATGA
- the lgt gene encoding prolipoprotein diacylglyceryl transferase, translating into MLAYIPSPSEGVWHLGPLPLRAYALGIIIGALVAIWIGDRRFQARGGRAGVIGDVAIWAIPFGIIGARIYHVVTDPELYFGDGRNALDAFLIWKGGLGIWGAVAGGALGAYIACRRYGVSFSAVADALAPGLLVAQAIGRIGNYFNQELFGKPTDVPWALEISPENRPSGYLDFATFHPTFLYELLWNLAAAALIIAIDRRVKLTHGRAFALYAMLYTAGRFWIEQLRIDEANHVALFGADIRLNVFTSVVVFLLALAWFIAARKHRSATGPVVEESADEDAAPRDVRTDQE; encoded by the coding sequence ATGCTCGCGTACATCCCGAGCCCCTCCGAGGGCGTCTGGCACCTCGGACCGCTGCCGCTCCGGGCGTACGCGTTGGGCATCATCATCGGTGCGCTGGTCGCGATCTGGATCGGCGACCGCCGGTTCCAGGCCCGCGGCGGCCGGGCCGGCGTGATCGGCGACGTCGCGATCTGGGCGATCCCGTTCGGCATCATCGGCGCGCGCATCTACCACGTGGTCACCGACCCGGAGCTGTACTTCGGCGACGGCCGCAACGCCCTCGACGCGTTCCTGATCTGGAAGGGCGGGCTCGGCATCTGGGGCGCGGTCGCGGGCGGCGCACTCGGTGCGTACATCGCGTGCCGCCGCTACGGCGTGTCGTTCTCGGCGGTCGCGGACGCGCTCGCGCCCGGGCTGCTCGTGGCGCAGGCGATCGGCCGCATCGGCAACTACTTCAACCAGGAGCTGTTCGGCAAGCCCACGGACGTGCCCTGGGCGCTCGAGATCTCGCCGGAGAACCGGCCGTCGGGCTATCTCGACTTCGCGACGTTCCATCCCACGTTCCTCTACGAGCTGCTGTGGAACCTGGCCGCGGCCGCCCTCATCATCGCGATCGACCGAAGGGTCAAGCTGACGCACGGCCGCGCGTTCGCGCTGTACGCGATGCTCTACACCGCAGGCCGGTTCTGGATCGAGCAGCTGCGCATCGACGAGGCCAACCACGTCGCCCTGTTCGGAGCGGACATCCGCCTGAACGTCTTCACGTCCGTGGTGGTGTTCCTGCTCGCTCTCGCGTGGTTCATCGCCGCCCGGAAACACAGGTCCGCCACCGGCCCGGTCGTCGAGGAGAGCGCGGACGAGGACGCCGCCCCGCGGGACGTCCGCACCGATCAGGAGTGA
- the trpC gene encoding indole-3-glycerol phosphate synthase TrpC, with protein sequence MSVLDEILVGVAEDLETRMAATSLDDLKQQASRQPPALDPMPAFRSDGVSVIAEVKRSSPSEGKLATIKDPAALAADYAAGGAAAISVLTEERRFGGTLADLRAVRGTVDVPLLRKDFITTSYQLWEARAAGADMALLIVAALEQIALESLIERARSIGLTPLVEVNDEAEVHRAVDAGANLIGVNARNLKTLEVDRGTFDRLAPLIPDTAVKVAASGVRGPRDVIDYAKSGANVVLVGETLVRGDDPRATVADLVAAGAHPALQHRW encoded by the coding sequence ATGTCAGTGCTCGACGAGATCCTGGTCGGCGTGGCCGAGGACCTGGAGACGCGGATGGCCGCGACCAGCCTCGACGACCTCAAGCAGCAGGCCTCACGTCAGCCCCCTGCGCTCGACCCGATGCCGGCGTTCCGGTCCGACGGCGTCTCGGTGATCGCCGAGGTCAAGCGCTCGAGCCCCAGCGAGGGCAAGCTCGCCACGATCAAGGACCCGGCTGCGCTGGCCGCCGACTACGCCGCAGGCGGCGCCGCTGCGATCAGCGTGCTGACCGAGGAGCGCCGGTTCGGCGGCACCCTGGCCGACCTGCGTGCCGTGCGCGGCACCGTCGACGTGCCGCTGCTGCGCAAGGACTTCATCACCACCTCCTACCAGCTGTGGGAGGCCCGTGCCGCCGGTGCCGACATGGCGCTGCTGATCGTCGCCGCGCTGGAGCAGATCGCGTTGGAGAGCCTCATCGAGCGGGCCAGGTCGATCGGCCTGACCCCCTTGGTCGAGGTCAACGACGAGGCCGAGGTGCACCGCGCGGTCGACGCCGGGGCCAACCTCATCGGTGTCAACGCCCGCAACCTCAAGACCCTCGAGGTCGACCGCGGCACGTTCGACCGTCTCGCCCCCCTCATCCCCGACACCGCGGTCAAGGTCGCGGCCTCGGGCGTGCGCGGACCCCGCGACGTCATCGACTACGCCAAGTCCGGCGCCAACGTCGTCCTGGTCGGCGAGACCCTTGTCCGTGGCGACGACCCCCGCGCGACCGTCGCGGACCTCGTCGCAGCCGGTGCCCACCCGGCCCTGCAGCACCGCTGGTAG